One genomic window of Podarcis muralis chromosome 9, rPodMur119.hap1.1, whole genome shotgun sequence includes the following:
- the PGCKA1 gene encoding PDCD10 and GCKIII kinases-associated protein 1, whose translation MGCRCCKMIQSYIFEPQDVPTSGYINEINNFKSDEQDGGKFKCKQNNDIQVHKNELQTGELQTAANRHKLNNNKEAVLNHRSGALRDEGLGNLAEKCRFNVNGIHSHSGANLHPNPSTNRNREISTHACSAQRASFSVQGLPQPSACNNHEVLETEVLTKASSEKRSALYEESQSAPSNDTHLPGPTDPPNGGHAGKQRAAGKESPSNNHTHTGQSTEHTTLSSQQDLPLGESKSWDSTDKACRTGPPKVCFKDNVSDGIPSPRTKADAVREARFDCHNDINGELEEEVDAEVAEALAALEAATAGEDFEEEEDY comes from the exons ATGGGGTGCAGGTGCTGTAAAATGATACAAAG TTACATCTTTGAACCCCAAGACGTGCCAACATCCGGGTacatcaatgaaataaacaacttcaAGTCCGACGAGCAAGACGGAGGCAAATTCAAATGCAAGCAGAACAACGACATCCAAGTACACAAAAACGAGCTGCAGACCGGGGAATTACAAACAGCAGCAAACAGGCACAAATTGAACAACAATAAAGAGGCCGTTCTGAACCACAGAAGCGGCGCTCTTCGTGATGAAGGACTTGGGAATCTTGCCGAAAAGTGCCGTTTCAATGTAAACGGGATCCATTCCCACTCTGGTGCGAACCTTCATCCCAATCCCAGCACAAACCGAAACAGAGAGATCAGCACGCACGCCTGCTCTGCTCAGCGAGCCAGTTTTTCAGTCCAAGGGTTGCCGCAGCCAAGCGCATGCAATAACCATGAGGTTCTGGAAACGGAAGTTCTCACAAAAGCATCTTCAGAAAAAAGAAGTGCCCTATATGAGGAATCTCAGAGCGCTCCAAGCAATGACACGCACCTGCCTGGACCCACTGATCCCCCCAATGGCGGCCATGCTGGAAAACAGAGAGCTGCGGGAAAGGAAAGTCCATCAAATAACCACACACATACAGGCCAAAGCACAGAACACACCACGTTAAGCAGTCAGCAGGACCTGCCATTAGGTGAGTCTAAAAGCTGGGATTCAACAGACAAAGCCTGTAGAACAGGCCCGCCAAAGGTGTGTTTCAAGGACAATGTATCCGACGGCATCCCATCTCCTAGGACCAAGGCGGATGCGGTGCGAGAAGCTAGATTTGATTGCCATAATGACATTAATGGAGAACTGGAGGAGGAGGTTGATGCCGAAGTAGCAGAGGCTCTCGCAGCCCTGGAGGCTGCTACGGCAGGAGAAGAttttgaggaggaagaggactatTAG